A single window of Thermococcus sp. DNA harbors:
- a CDS encoding mannose-1-phosphate guanylyltransferase/mannose-6-phosphate isomerase, whose amino-acid sequence MKTLILAGGKGTRLWPLSRELMPKQFIRMFDDYSLFQKTVQRALAFSKPDEIFVVTNDMYRFRVLDDLRELGLELPENNILLEPRGKNTLPAIFWGIKRIKEAFGDSVVAVLPSDHLIDANENYVKAFRNAEKLARDYLVTFGIKPTRPHTGYGYIKPGEKLEGGYLVAEFKEKPDLETAKRYVENGYYWNSGMFMFNTEVFTEEVKRHALGVYEAFEKAESIEKAYELVPELSVDYGVMEKTDRAAVVPLNVYWNDLGSFDAIYEVMEKDESGNAVKVGGRKGYHIGVNSRNNLVMTSRLTATVGVEDLIIIDTDDALLVAHRGEGQRVKEVYKRLKEMNDERVMVHRTAYRPWGSYTVLEEGDRYKIKRLTVLPGKKLSLQMHYHRSEHWVVVRGTAKVRVGEKEILLRPGESTFIPAGVVHRLENPGKVVLEVIETQIGEYLDEDDIVRFEDDFGRE is encoded by the coding sequence ATGAAGACTCTGATTCTCGCCGGCGGGAAGGGAACGAGGCTGTGGCCTCTCAGCAGGGAGCTGATGCCCAAGCAGTTCATAAGGATGTTCGATGACTATTCCCTCTTCCAAAAGACCGTCCAGCGGGCACTTGCGTTTTCCAAACCGGACGAGATTTTTGTGGTCACCAACGATATGTACCGGTTCCGCGTTCTCGATGACCTGAGGGAGCTGGGCCTTGAGCTTCCGGAGAACAACATCCTCCTTGAGCCGAGGGGAAAGAACACCCTGCCTGCGATATTCTGGGGGATAAAGAGAATCAAGGAAGCCTTTGGAGATTCGGTGGTGGCTGTGCTCCCATCGGATCACCTGATAGACGCCAACGAGAACTACGTAAAGGCATTTAGAAACGCGGAGAAACTTGCCAGGGACTACCTCGTGACCTTCGGCATAAAGCCGACCAGGCCCCATACCGGCTACGGCTACATAAAACCCGGGGAGAAGCTTGAGGGTGGCTACCTGGTGGCGGAGTTCAAGGAGAAGCCGGACCTTGAGACGGCGAAGCGCTACGTTGAGAACGGCTACTACTGGAACAGTGGAATGTTCATGTTCAACACGGAGGTTTTCACCGAGGAAGTGAAGAGGCACGCCCTCGGTGTCTACGAGGCCTTTGAGAAGGCGGAGAGCATCGAGAAAGCCTACGAGCTCGTCCCTGAGCTGTCGGTTGACTACGGGGTCATGGAGAAGACGGACAGGGCGGCAGTAGTTCCTCTCAACGTCTACTGGAACGACCTGGGCAGCTTTGACGCCATCTACGAGGTAATGGAGAAGGACGAGAGCGGAAACGCCGTCAAGGTGGGGGGCAGGAAGGGCTACCACATTGGCGTTAACTCCCGCAACAATCTCGTCATGACGAGTCGCCTCACAGCGACGGTCGGGGTCGAGGATCTCATAATCATAGACACGGACGATGCCCTCCTCGTCGCCCACCGCGGTGAAGGGCAGAGGGTGAAGGAAGTTTACAAACGCCTTAAGGAGATGAACGACGAGCGTGTCATGGTTCACCGGACAGCCTACAGGCCATGGGGAAGCTACACTGTTCTGGAGGAGGGAGACCGCTACAAGATAAAGCGCCTGACAGTTCTCCCGGGCAAGAAGCTCTCCCTTCAGATGCACTACCACCGCTCTGAGCACTGGGTTGTCGTCAGGGGCACCGCAAAGGTTCGTGTGGGGGAGAAGGAGATACTTCTCCGGCCTGGGGAGAGCACCTTCATACCCGCTGGTG